In one window of Sphingomonas glaciei DNA:
- a CDS encoding NUDIX domain-containing protein: protein MPSDTATPRRRSAGILLYRQSAGGAQEVLLGHPGGPYWARKDAGAWMVPKGAIEAGECALDAALREFAEEVGPVPAGTPVPLRTVRQNGGKLVEVFALEGEFDPAALQSNAFELEWPPKSGRMRSYPELDRVAWMGMAEARTRILASQEPLLDALEELLAGAAGEQEQQQAG, encoded by the coding sequence ATGCCCAGCGACACCGCCACCCCGCGCCGACGCAGCGCCGGAATTTTGCTTTATCGCCAATCCGCTGGCGGCGCGCAGGAAGTCCTGCTGGGCCATCCCGGCGGCCCTTACTGGGCGCGCAAGGATGCCGGGGCGTGGATGGTGCCCAAGGGCGCGATCGAGGCCGGTGAATGCGCGCTCGACGCCGCGCTGCGCGAATTTGCGGAGGAAGTGGGGCCGGTGCCCGCCGGGACCCCCGTGCCGCTGAGGACGGTGCGCCAGAACGGCGGCAAACTGGTCGAGGTGTTTGCGCTCGAAGGGGAATTCGATCCGGCGGCGCTGCAGAGCAATGCGTTCGAGCTGGAATGGCCGCCCAAATCGGGGCGGATGCGCAGCTATCCCGAGCTTGACCGGGTCGCGTGGATGGGAATGGCCGAGGCGCGGACGCGGATTCTCGCCAGCCAGGAGCCCTTGCTCGACGCGCTCGAGGAATTGCTAGCGGGCGCGGCGGGCGAACAGGAACAGCAACAGGCCGGCTAG
- a CDS encoding GlsB/YeaQ/YmgE family stress response membrane protein, with protein sequence MEWILIIVVGGVLGWLASIVMRTDAQQGIFLNIIVGILGALLGRFLLAPLLGGGSITDGPLSLPNILVSLLGAIILLAIVNLVRRGRVR encoded by the coding sequence ATGGAATGGATTCTCATCATCGTCGTCGGCGGTGTGCTTGGCTGGCTTGCCAGCATCGTGATGCGCACTGACGCCCAGCAGGGTATCTTCCTCAACATCATCGTCGGCATCCTGGGCGCCCTGCTCGGCCGGTTCCTGCTTGCGCCGCTGCTTGGCGGTGGCTCGATCACCGACGGCCCGCTCAGCCTGCCGAACATCCTGGTGTCGCTGCTGGGTGCCATCATCCTGCTCGCGATCGTCAATCTCGTTCGTCGTGGTCGGGTGCGCTAA
- a CDS encoding GlsB/YeaQ/YmgE family stress response membrane protein gives MLAPEYGWLSWIVIGLVAGGIAKLVMPGKDPGGCIVTILLGIGGALVAGFLGRALGWYDQPTDGAGFLAAIVGAILILFIYRLTLKRR, from the coding sequence ATGCTGGCACCGGAATATGGATGGCTGTCGTGGATCGTCATCGGGCTCGTGGCCGGCGGAATCGCCAAGCTGGTGATGCCCGGCAAGGATCCCGGCGGCTGCATCGTTACCATTCTGCTGGGTATCGGCGGGGCCCTAGTGGCCGGTTTCCTCGGCCGCGCACTTGGCTGGTATGATCAGCCGACCGACGGCGCCGGCTTCCTTGCCGCCATCGTCGGCGCGATCCTAATCCTCTTCATCTACCGACTGACCCTCAAGCGGCGCTAG
- the sciP gene encoding CtrA inhibitor SciP — MLENQKFRPHQVIGPLGEPLTLDSLPKPGTTRWVVRRKAEVVAAVAGGLLTVDEVCARYGLSLEEFAGWQRAVDRSGMPGLRVTRIQHYRQVYERQQRY, encoded by the coding sequence ATGCTAGAAAACCAGAAATTCCGCCCCCATCAGGTGATCGGCCCGCTCGGCGAGCCGCTGACGCTTGATTCGCTGCCCAAGCCGGGCACGACGCGCTGGGTGGTCCGCCGCAAGGCCGAGGTGGTGGCCGCCGTCGCCGGCGGGCTGCTCACCGTGGACGAGGTTTGCGCCCGCTACGGTCTCAGCCTGGAAGAGTTCGCCGGCTGGCAGCGGGCGGTCGATCGCAGCGGCATGCCGGGCCTGCGGGTCACCCGGATCCAGCATTACCGCCAAGTCTACGAACGCCAGCAGCGCTATTAA
- a CDS encoding efflux RND transporter permease subunit, whose translation MSFRNISAWCIRNPVPPIVLFIALLLTGIYAFATMEVTNNPDIDFPAANVTISQPGAAPSEMVNQVTQKVEAAVRGVEGVDEINSDVREGNSNTFVQFKIGTPTDRAVNDVKAAIDQIRGDLPDGILEPQVSRVNIGGDGFVFIAVEATDMSLEELSWYVDSLVSRRLLGQAGIAQVSREGGVDRQIRVILNPASLQSEGITAAQVNAQLRQINLDAPGGRAEIAGSEQTVRVLGNAKSATALADTQIALPGNRFVRLGEIAQVRDSSAEPRSATELDGRPVVSFNVARAKGASDVTAYENTWAELRKIEKEDPRIRFVEINNSVDYTKSQYKSSMSALLEGAVLAVLVVFIFLRDIRATLISAVAIPLSAIPAFWFMDLMSINLNFLSLLALGLVAGVLVDDAIVEIENIVRHMRMGKSAYQASIDAADEIGLAVLATTMSIVAVFLPVALMPGISGQFFRNFGYTVVLAVFMSLLVARMITPLMAAYFLRSGGIQEHASGKWMERYLNTLRWSIDHDKADAAKDRARGFFGRRLARFRDHRVWMMGVGFAIFGATIIGIMTLPMTFQPEQDQPNSSIRIGLAPGTTLDQTKSVAARVREIVLRNPNVENVFQRSFTSSAFLNVVYKKDREKKSFEIEREITPQLASIADARVNFNSQGGGGPGSGGRPISLYLGGDDPVKIADAANKIAEEMQTIPTLVAPRVAGDVVRPEIRINPRFDLAADLGVSTSSLAQTIRIATIGDIDQNSARFSLSDRQVPIIVSLDRSERRDISTLENLPVPTASGGSVPLKSVAEISFGSGPVTVNRTNQMYRIAIGADLTPGTISGDAWKQIDKLPTLQNLPAGVQRLQLGDQKWQQELIFNFVLAVLAGIALVFAVLVLLYRRFLAPLVNLGSLLLAPLGAVVALHVAGMPLSLPVFIGLLMLLGIVAKNSILLVDFAVEMMDHGMTKDEAIVEAGHKRAQPIVMTTVAMVAGMVPIALSLTGDGSFRSPMGVTVIGGLLLSTFLTLLLVPAYFSLAIDIETWFGRKFGRHLSATAHEMPGEEADGRSQRPPGSPVPQPAE comes from the coding sequence ATGAGTTTCCGGAACATTTCGGCCTGGTGCATCCGCAACCCGGTCCCTCCGATCGTGCTCTTCATCGCGTTGCTGCTGACGGGCATCTACGCCTTTGCGACGATGGAGGTCACCAACAACCCGGACATCGACTTCCCGGCGGCCAACGTCACCATCTCGCAGCCTGGCGCCGCTCCGTCCGAGATGGTCAACCAGGTCACCCAGAAGGTCGAAGCGGCGGTTCGCGGGGTCGAGGGCGTCGACGAGATCAATTCGGACGTCCGCGAAGGCAACAGCAACACCTTCGTCCAGTTCAAGATCGGCACTCCGACCGACCGTGCGGTCAATGACGTCAAGGCGGCGATCGACCAGATCCGCGGCGACCTTCCCGACGGCATCCTCGAGCCGCAGGTCAGCCGAGTGAACATCGGCGGCGACGGCTTCGTGTTCATCGCGGTCGAAGCGACCGACATGAGCCTGGAAGAGCTCAGCTGGTATGTCGACAGCCTGGTGTCGCGCCGCCTGCTGGGTCAGGCCGGAATCGCCCAGGTGAGCCGCGAAGGCGGCGTCGACCGCCAGATCCGCGTCATCCTTAATCCCGCCTCGCTCCAGTCGGAGGGAATCACCGCGGCGCAGGTCAATGCGCAGCTGCGCCAGATCAATCTCGACGCCCCGGGTGGCCGCGCTGAGATCGCCGGATCCGAGCAGACGGTGCGCGTGCTCGGCAACGCCAAGAGCGCCACGGCACTGGCCGACACCCAGATCGCCCTGCCCGGAAACCGTTTTGTCCGCCTCGGCGAGATCGCCCAGGTCCGCGATTCCTCGGCCGAACCCCGCTCCGCCACCGAACTCGACGGCCGTCCGGTGGTCAGCTTCAACGTCGCCCGCGCCAAGGGCGCCTCGGATGTCACCGCCTACGAGAATACCTGGGCCGAGTTGCGCAAGATCGAGAAGGAGGATCCGCGGATCCGCTTCGTCGAGATCAACAACAGCGTCGATTACACCAAGAGCCAGTACAAGAGTTCGATGTCGGCGCTGCTCGAAGGCGCGGTGCTGGCAGTGCTGGTCGTCTTCATCTTCCTTCGCGACATCCGCGCGACGCTGATCTCGGCGGTCGCCATCCCGCTCTCCGCGATCCCCGCCTTCTGGTTCATGGACCTCATGTCCATCAACCTGAACTTCCTCTCCCTGCTGGCCCTGGGCCTGGTGGCGGGCGTGCTGGTCGACGACGCGATCGTGGAGATCGAGAACATCGTCCGCCACATGCGGATGGGCAAGAGCGCGTACCAGGCGTCGATCGACGCCGCGGACGAGATCGGCCTCGCCGTGCTTGCAACCACCATGTCGATCGTCGCGGTGTTCCTGCCGGTCGCGCTGATGCCCGGCATCTCCGGCCAGTTCTTCCGCAACTTCGGCTATACGGTCGTGCTGGCGGTGTTCATGAGCCTGCTCGTGGCGCGCATGATCACGCCGCTGATGGCGGCCTATTTCCTGCGCAGCGGCGGCATCCAGGAACATGCCTCGGGCAAGTGGATGGAGCGCTATCTCAACACGCTCCGCTGGTCGATCGACCACGACAAGGCCGATGCCGCGAAGGACCGTGCGCGCGGCTTCTTCGGGCGCCGGCTGGCGCGCTTCCGCGATCACCGCGTGTGGATGATGGGCGTCGGCTTCGCGATCTTCGGCGCCACCATCATCGGCATCATGACCCTGCCGATGACCTTCCAGCCGGAGCAGGATCAGCCGAACAGCTCGATCCGGATCGGCCTCGCCCCGGGCACCACGCTCGACCAGACCAAGTCGGTCGCCGCCCGGGTGCGCGAGATCGTCCTGCGCAATCCGAACGTCGAGAACGTCTTCCAGCGCAGCTTTACCTCGTCAGCGTTCCTCAACGTCGTCTACAAAAAGGACCGCGAGAAGAAGAGCTTCGAGATCGAGCGCGAGATCACCCCGCAGCTGGCCTCGATCGCCGATGCCCGGGTCAACTTCAACAGCCAGGGCGGCGGCGGCCCGGGCAGTGGCGGACGACCCATTTCGCTCTATCTCGGCGGCGACGATCCGGTGAAGATCGCCGATGCGGCGAACAAGATCGCGGAGGAGATGCAGACCATCCCGACGCTGGTCGCGCCGCGCGTGGCGGGCGACGTCGTGCGTCCTGAAATCCGGATCAATCCGCGCTTCGACCTGGCCGCCGACCTGGGGGTCAGCACCTCGTCGCTGGCGCAGACGATCCGCATCGCGACCATCGGCGACATCGACCAGAACAGCGCCCGCTTCTCGCTGTCCGACCGCCAGGTTCCGATCATCGTCAGCCTCGACCGCTCCGAGCGGCGGGACATCTCGACCCTCGAGAACCTGCCCGTTCCGACCGCCAGCGGGGGATCGGTGCCGCTCAAGTCGGTGGCCGAGATCAGCTTCGGTTCGGGCCCGGTGACGGTGAACCGCACCAACCAGATGTACCGCATCGCGATTGGCGCCGACCTGACGCCCGGCACGATCAGCGGCGACGCCTGGAAGCAGATCGACAAGCTGCCGACTCTTCAGAACCTGCCGGCCGGCGTTCAGCGCCTGCAACTGGGCGACCAGAAATGGCAGCAGGAGTTGATCTTCAATTTCGTCCTGGCGGTGCTGGCCGGAATCGCGCTGGTGTTTGCGGTGCTGGTGCTGCTCTACCGCCGCTTCCTCGCGCCGTTGGTCAACCTCGGTTCGCTTCTGCTGGCCCCGCTGGGCGCGGTGGTCGCGCTCCACGTCGCGGGCATGCCGCTCAGCCTGCCGGTCTTCATCGGCCTGCTGATGCTGCTCGGCATCGTCGCCAAGAACTCGATCCTGCTGGTCGATTTCGCGGTGGAGATGATGGACCATGGCATGACCAAGGACGAGGCGATCGTAGAAGCCGGGCACAAGCGCGCCCAGCCGATCGTCATGACCACCGTCGCGATGGTCGCCGGCATGGTCCCGATCGCGCTCAGCCTGACCGGCGACGGCAGCTTCCGCTCGCCGATGGGCGTGACGGTGATCGGCGGCCTGCTGCTGTCGACCTTCCTGACCCTGCTGCTCGTCCCGGCCTATTTCAGCTTGGCGATCGACATCGAGACCTGGTTCGGACGCAAGTTTGGCCGTCACCTCAGCGCCACCGCGCACGAAATGCCGGGCGAGGAAGCCGATGGCCGCTCGCAGCGCCCCCCGGGATCCCCCGTTCCGCAACCGGCGGAGTGA
- a CDS encoding DUF445 domain-containing protein: MKVVATGLLVVMAALFVLTRAMEPRYPWLGLVKAFAEAAMVGGLADWFAVTALFRHPLGLPIPHTAIIPRNKDRIGLTLANFIRDNFLVARVVARRMRGIDVAAAAGRFLRAPSGEGTRIRRGASRLIADLFEALDDERLGGIVKGAISQRIARTEISPLLGAALASAIEDNRHVPMLEAAIRALSRALDANESLIRDMVKRRASWVLRLAALDEKLADAIVEGLRKLTLEVSTDPDHPMRGKMVEALSSLAHDLQHKPETQARVETWKEELLANRSVAQWLDRLWQKGRASIIAAARNPDAALAGRMGEVLRSAGTTLEGDPRIRRAVNQFVRRAAAGMAASYGGSIVSLVSDTIRGWDARTVTERLESAVGRDLQYIRINGTLVGGLVGLVLHLLDTL, from the coding sequence ATGAAGGTCGTCGCGACCGGCCTGCTGGTCGTCATGGCCGCGCTGTTCGTGCTGACCCGCGCGATGGAGCCGCGCTATCCCTGGCTCGGGCTGGTCAAGGCCTTTGCCGAAGCCGCGATGGTCGGCGGGCTGGCCGACTGGTTCGCGGTCACCGCGCTGTTCCGCCACCCGCTCGGCCTGCCGATTCCCCACACCGCGATCATTCCCCGCAACAAGGACCGGATCGGGCTCACCCTCGCCAACTTCATCCGCGACAATTTCCTGGTTGCGCGGGTGGTCGCACGGCGGATGCGCGGGATCGACGTCGCCGCCGCCGCCGGCCGCTTCCTGCGCGCCCCCTCGGGCGAAGGGACCCGCATCCGCCGCGGCGCCTCGCGCCTGATCGCCGACCTGTTCGAAGCGCTCGACGACGAACGGTTGGGTGGGATCGTCAAGGGCGCCATCTCCCAGCGCATCGCCAGGACCGAGATATCGCCCCTGCTCGGCGCCGCGCTCGCCTCGGCGATCGAGGACAATCGCCACGTCCCCATGCTCGAAGCCGCAATCCGCGCCCTATCGCGCGCGCTCGACGCCAACGAATCTTTGATCCGCGACATGGTAAAGCGCCGCGCCAGCTGGGTGCTGCGCCTCGCCGCGCTCGACGAGAAGCTGGCCGACGCGATCGTCGAAGGCCTGCGCAAGCTGACGCTGGAAGTCAGCACCGATCCCGACCATCCGATGCGCGGTAAGATGGTCGAAGCCCTCTCCAGCCTCGCCCACGACCTCCAGCACAAGCCCGAGACCCAGGCCCGGGTCGAAACCTGGAAGGAGGAACTGCTCGCCAATCGCTCGGTCGCGCAATGGCTCGACCGCCTGTGGCAGAAGGGCCGTGCCTCGATCATCGCCGCCGCCCGCAATCCCGACGCGGCCCTCGCCGGGCGGATGGGCGAAGTGCTGCGCTCGGCCGGTACGACGCTGGAAGGCGATCCCCGCATTCGCCGCGCGGTCAACCAGTTCGTCCGCCGCGCCGCGGCCGGCATGGCGGCAAGCTACGGCGGCTCGATCGTCAGCCTTGTCAGCGACACCATCCGCGGATGGGACGCGCGCACCGTCACCGAACGCCTCGAATCCGCGGTCGGCCGCGACCTCCAGTACATCCGCATCAACGGCACATTGGTCGGCGGCCTGGTCGGCCTGGTCCTCCACCTGCTCGACACGCTCTAA
- a CDS encoding APC family permease translates to MTAPALPRKVGAGGAALLSFNGAVGAAVFALPATLNGDVGPWAALLFPAAALVMLLIAIPFARAIAAMPGDGGPVVYGSAFGRFAGFELGWTYYIARMAAFAANVHVLVDYILRWTEIAPAPWLRSALILLTIALLAAINIAGTARALRLLGGLTLLKSLPLVGLAALALFTVPLPAFGPPPPLSATEASILLVFYAFIGFENSVAVSGEARDGGRAIARAMLVTIFLIALLYFLVQLTFSAVSPPVEAGEKAPLLALGTALLGPTGALLILLAAVTSLLGNLHANMTASPRVSHALAARGDLPAWAAAVHPRFLTPYGSILLMAAIVAALALSGGFVWLAVVSTLARMAVYAVTIAAWLKIARRSSGEIALGVLGILLCAAVSTQATAVAWATLAALLLAGLLLFLFARRAR, encoded by the coding sequence TTGACCGCTCCCGCCCTGCCCCGCAAAGTGGGCGCGGGCGGCGCCGCGCTCCTGTCCTTCAACGGCGCGGTCGGAGCGGCGGTGTTCGCGCTTCCGGCGACGCTCAACGGCGACGTCGGGCCGTGGGCCGCCCTACTGTTCCCCGCCGCCGCCCTCGTCATGCTGCTGATCGCCATCCCCTTCGCCAGGGCGATTGCGGCGATGCCGGGCGACGGCGGCCCGGTGGTCTATGGCTCTGCCTTCGGGCGCTTCGCCGGGTTCGAGCTCGGCTGGACCTACTACATCGCGCGGATGGCGGCGTTCGCGGCCAACGTCCACGTGCTGGTCGACTACATCCTGCGCTGGACTGAGATCGCTCCGGCGCCGTGGCTGCGCAGCGCGCTGATCCTCCTCACCATCGCGCTGCTCGCCGCGATCAACATCGCGGGCACGGCGCGGGCGTTGCGGCTGCTCGGCGGCCTGACCCTGCTCAAGAGCCTGCCTTTGGTAGGTCTCGCCGCACTCGCTCTGTTCACCGTCCCGCTGCCCGCCTTCGGCCCGCCCCCACCGCTGTCGGCGACCGAGGCCAGCATTCTCCTCGTATTCTACGCCTTCATCGGCTTCGAGAATTCGGTCGCCGTGTCGGGCGAGGCGCGCGACGGCGGCAGAGCCATCGCCCGCGCCATGCTGGTCACGATCTTCCTCATCGCCCTGCTCTATTTCTTGGTCCAACTCACCTTCTCGGCGGTGTCACCCCCGGTCGAAGCCGGCGAGAAGGCGCCCTTGCTGGCGCTCGGCACCGCGCTGCTCGGGCCGACCGGCGCACTGCTGATCCTGCTCGCCGCCGTCACCAGCCTGCTCGGCAACCTCCACGCCAACATGACCGCGTCGCCGCGGGTCAGCCATGCGCTGGCCGCCCGGGGCGACCTTCCGGCCTGGGCGGCCGCGGTCCACCCGCGTTTTCTCACCCCGTACGGCTCGATCCTGCTGATGGCCGCCATCGTCGCCGCTCTCGCGCTGAGCGGCGGGTTCGTGTGGCTTGCGGTGGTCAGCACGCTGGCGCGGATGGCGGTCTATGCCGTGACCATCGCCGCCTGGCTGAAGATCGCCCGCCGCTCGTCGGGTGAAATCGCGCTCGGCGTCCTCGGCATCCTGCTGTGCGCGGCGGTCTCGACCCAGGCGACCGCCGTGGCCTGGGCGACACTCGCAGCGCTGTTGCTAGCCGGCCTGTTGCTGTTCCTGTTCGCCCGCCGCGCCCGCTAG
- the mnmA gene encoding tRNA 2-thiouridine(34) synthase MnmA: protein MPGKDVAVTFSDLQIPKPAAAARIVVAMSGGVDSSVAALLAAGTGAEVIGVTLQLYDHGEAAKRSGACCAGQDIFDAAQVCEKLGIAHYVLDYESRFREGVIERFADDYARGRTPVPCSLCNQGVKFTDLHAFARELDADALVTGHYVRRVVKDGKAELHKGRDPARDQSYFLYGTTDEQLDLLRFPIGELPKAEVRALAAEAGLIVAAKPDSQDICFVPDGDYARLVKRMRPETEAPGEIVDLAGRVVGTHRGIVHFTVGQRRGLEIGGSPEPLYVVRIEPDEKRLVVGPKQALAISEARVGSWNWLGEDQREVEVKVRSLSRPVRARLDDGTIRFHKPEFGVAPGQAAVVYEGERLLGGGWIEETGAAEAGAELAA, encoded by the coding sequence ATGCCGGGTAAAGACGTCGCCGTGACTTTTTCCGACCTCCAGATACCCAAGCCGGCCGCCGCCGCGCGGATCGTCGTCGCCATGTCCGGCGGGGTCGATTCATCGGTCGCCGCCCTGCTCGCGGCGGGCACGGGCGCGGAGGTGATCGGGGTGACGCTGCAGCTCTACGATCATGGCGAGGCGGCCAAACGGTCGGGGGCCTGCTGCGCGGGCCAGGACATCTTTGATGCCGCGCAAGTGTGCGAGAAGCTGGGGATCGCGCACTACGTTCTCGATTACGAGAGCCGGTTCCGCGAAGGCGTGATCGAGCGGTTTGCGGACGATTATGCGCGCGGGCGCACCCCGGTGCCCTGTTCCCTGTGCAATCAGGGGGTGAAGTTCACCGATCTCCATGCCTTCGCGCGGGAGCTCGACGCCGATGCTCTGGTTACCGGCCATTATGTCCGGCGGGTAGTGAAGGACGGTAAGGCCGAGCTTCACAAGGGCCGCGATCCGGCGCGCGACCAGAGTTATTTCCTGTACGGCACCACCGACGAGCAGCTCGACCTGCTGCGCTTCCCGATCGGGGAATTGCCCAAGGCCGAGGTCCGGGCGCTTGCGGCCGAAGCCGGGCTGATTGTCGCGGCCAAGCCCGACAGCCAGGACATCTGCTTCGTCCCCGACGGTGATTATGCCAGGCTGGTCAAGCGGATGCGACCGGAGACCGAGGCGCCGGGCGAGATCGTCGATCTTGCGGGGCGCGTGGTCGGCACCCACCGCGGCATCGTCCACTTCACCGTCGGCCAGCGCCGCGGCCTAGAGATCGGCGGATCGCCCGAGCCACTCTACGTGGTGCGGATCGAACCCGACGAGAAACGGCTGGTGGTCGGCCCCAAGCAGGCGCTGGCAATCAGCGAAGCGCGGGTCGGAAGCTGGAACTGGCTGGGCGAGGACCAGCGCGAGGTGGAGGTCAAGGTCCGCTCGCTGAGCCGGCCGGTGCGGGCGCGGCTGGACGACGGCACGATCCGCTTTCACAAGCCGGAGTTCGGGGTCGCCCCGGGCCAGGCGGCGGTGGTCTACGAAGGAGAGCGGCTGCTCGGCGGCGGATGGATCGAGGAAACAGGTGCGGCCGAGGCGGGGGCCGAGCTCGCGGCCTAG
- a CDS encoding PhzF family phenazine biosynthesis protein gives MTEPLLLPFFQVDAFTSGRPLTGNPAAVMPLDGWLPDETLQAIAAENNLSETAFTVPLADGEADYHLRWFTPTVEVDLCGHATLASGHVLLNGEQVRFRTRSGVLTVTRGDGLLWLDLPASRLSEGEAAAALDALGVSGEVRIGSGGNGAILVRLADEAAVRAVRPDFTRLRAIDALVMVTAPGTRTDVASRVFAAYHGIDEDPVTGSAHCALVPYWAAELGRSEFTAAQVGSRGGDLHCRLAGDRVKLGGQALTVIEGTFRL, from the coding sequence GTGACCGAGCCCCTTCTCCTGCCTTTCTTCCAGGTCGATGCCTTCACCAGCGGCCGACCGCTGACCGGCAATCCGGCGGCGGTGATGCCGCTCGACGGCTGGCTGCCCGACGAGACCCTTCAGGCGATCGCGGCCGAGAACAACCTCAGCGAAACCGCCTTCACCGTGCCGCTGGCCGATGGCGAGGCCGACTATCACCTGCGCTGGTTCACCCCGACGGTCGAGGTCGACCTGTGCGGCCACGCCACGCTCGCCAGCGGCCATGTCCTGCTGAACGGAGAGCAAGTGCGCTTCCGCACCCGCTCGGGGGTGTTGACCGTGACTCGCGGCGACGGGCTGCTGTGGCTTGACCTCCCCGCCAGCCGCCTCAGCGAAGGCGAAGCGGCGGCGGCACTTGACGCGCTCGGGGTCTCGGGCGAGGTCCGGATCGGCAGCGGCGGCAATGGCGCCATCCTCGTCCGGCTCGCCGACGAGGCCGCGGTCCGCGCGGTGCGTCCCGACTTCACCCGCCTGCGCGCGATCGACGCGCTGGTGATGGTCACCGCGCCCGGCACCCGCACCGACGTCGCCAGCCGGGTGTTCGCCGCCTACCACGGGATCGACGAGGACCCGGTCACCGGCTCGGCCCACTGCGCGCTGGTGCCCTATTGGGCGGCCGAACTTGGCCGGAGCGAGTTCACCGCGGCGCAGGTCGGTTCGCGTGGCGGCGACCTGCACTGCCGGCTGGCGGGCGACCGTGTGAAGCTCGGCGGACAGGCGCTGACGGTCATCGAAGGCACCTTCCGCCTTTGA
- a CDS encoding efflux RND transporter periplasmic adaptor subunit, with translation MNRETRLARDETVVVVDDTRRRRNLIIAVLIGALVLGLAYYLFNRESAPVNSSATAAAEKGSGRPGGQVPTVTVIVPGRSQVAQIITASGALAARRDQPVGAAGQGGRVTAVLVDAGTWVRAGQTLATVDRSVQVQTTAQLAAAVESARASAALAQNEYDRSASLVGRGFVSKADLDRKRAARDQANAQVRVAQAQLGATRAGIGLLDIRAPSAGLILQRNLEVGQVIGPGSQGLFRLARGGEMEMRAQLSQQDLAAMRVGMPASVTPIGSTSNVVGSVWQVSPVIDPQSRQGEVRIAIPYSAGIRPGGFAEARISAGSTTAPLLPQSAVLSDNDGNYVYVVNAKNEAERRSVKIGTVDESGATIVAGLTGQEAVVLSAGPFLNPGQKINPRRQAAAN, from the coding sequence ATGAATCGCGAGACCCGGCTTGCGCGGGACGAAACGGTTGTCGTGGTGGATGACACCCGGAGGCGGCGCAACCTCATCATCGCCGTGCTGATCGGCGCCCTGGTGCTGGGGCTCGCTTATTACCTGTTCAACCGCGAGAGTGCGCCGGTCAATTCGTCGGCCACGGCTGCTGCGGAGAAGGGATCCGGACGTCCCGGCGGGCAGGTCCCGACCGTGACCGTGATCGTGCCTGGACGCAGCCAGGTGGCGCAGATCATCACCGCCAGCGGGGCGCTCGCCGCCCGCCGTGACCAGCCGGTCGGCGCTGCCGGCCAGGGTGGCCGGGTCACCGCGGTGCTGGTCGATGCCGGCACTTGGGTCCGCGCCGGGCAGACCCTGGCGACGGTGGATCGCTCGGTCCAGGTCCAGACTACCGCGCAGCTTGCCGCCGCGGTCGAATCCGCCCGCGCCAGCGCCGCGCTGGCCCAGAACGAATATGATCGCTCGGCCTCGCTCGTCGGCCGCGGCTTCGTGTCCAAGGCCGATCTGGATCGCAAGCGCGCCGCACGCGACCAGGCCAATGCCCAGGTCCGGGTGGCGCAGGCGCAGCTTGGTGCGACCCGCGCCGGAATCGGCCTGCTCGACATCCGCGCCCCCAGCGCCGGCCTGATCCTCCAGCGCAACCTGGAGGTCGGTCAGGTAATCGGCCCGGGCAGCCAGGGCCTGTTCCGCCTCGCCCGCGGCGGCGAGATGGAAATGCGCGCCCAGCTCAGCCAGCAGGACCTGGCCGCCATGCGGGTCGGTATGCCGGCCAGCGTGACCCCGATCGGAAGCACCTCCAACGTCGTCGGTTCGGTGTGGCAGGTGTCGCCGGTGATCGATCCCCAGTCGCGTCAGGGCGAAGTGCGGATCGCCATCCCCTATTCGGCCGGAATCCGTCCGGGCGGTTTTGCCGAAGCACGCATCTCGGCCGGGTCGACCACCGCTCCGCTGCTTCCGCAGAGCGCGGTGCTGTCCGACAATGACGGTAATTACGTCTACGTCGTGAACGCCAAGAACGAGGCCGAACGGCGCAGCGTCAAGATCGGCACTGTCGACGAAAGCGGCGCGACCATCGTTGCCGGGCTGACTGGTCAGGAAGCCGTCGTTCTCTCGGCCGGACCGTTCCTCAATCCCGGCCAGAAGATCAATCCACGGCGCCAGGCCGCGGCCAACTAA